From a region of the Nitrospiraceae bacterium genome:
- the scpB gene encoding SMC-Scp complex subunit ScpB, which translates to MSSSIARVIEEAIGVQPQTDDSPQPQPVAETEMSDLTGDASPAESAMNGTPLAEDQAASVAIESAVPDVRTLKGILEAMLFVANDPIPFPRLVSLLGGAGKQDVEQALAALRYDYEQEGRGLQLVEIAGGYKIVTKAEFALWLKRMDKAKVPAKLSRSALESLAIIAYKQPIVRGEIEQIRGVETSGVLRTLLERKLVRIVGRKEEPGRPIMYGTTKFFLEHFGLRDLSQLPPLREFKELGESEQAMLPIEETVAVEGTSQETVEIDVPMSESTDSELQMEAAATSEAESEEAAGADTEPMEQAVEDSVVSEESDLVVAEVAEEA; encoded by the coding sequence ATGAGTTCGAGCATCGCGCGGGTGATCGAGGAGGCAATCGGTGTGCAGCCGCAGACTGATGACTCCCCGCAGCCGCAGCCCGTGGCCGAAACCGAGATGTCCGATCTCACGGGTGACGCTTCGCCTGCCGAGTCCGCGATGAACGGCACGCCCCTCGCAGAAGACCAAGCCGCATCGGTGGCTATCGAATCGGCCGTGCCGGATGTACGCACGCTCAAGGGGATTCTCGAAGCGATGTTGTTTGTGGCGAACGACCCCATTCCCTTTCCCCGGCTTGTGTCGTTGCTCGGTGGGGCTGGCAAACAGGATGTCGAGCAGGCCCTGGCTGCCCTGCGGTATGACTATGAGCAGGAAGGGCGAGGCCTGCAACTCGTCGAGATTGCCGGCGGCTACAAGATAGTCACGAAGGCGGAGTTCGCTCTCTGGCTCAAGCGTATGGACAAGGCGAAGGTGCCGGCCAAGTTGTCACGGTCTGCCTTGGAGTCTCTCGCGATCATCGCCTACAAGCAGCCGATCGTTCGCGGAGAAATCGAGCAGATCCGCGGAGTCGAAACATCAGGCGTGTTGCGGACGCTCTTAGAGCGAAAGCTTGTCCGAATCGTGGGCCGCAAAGAGGAGCCGGGCCGTCCGATCATGTACGGCACGACGAAATTCTTTCTGGAGCATTTCGGCCTTCGAGACCTGTCGCAACTTCCGCCGCTGCGTGAATTCAAGGAGCTCGGCGAGTCCGAGCAGGCTATGCTGCCGATAGAAGAGACGGTGGCAGTAGAAGGGACATCGCAGGAGACCGTGGAAATTGATGTGCCGATGTCCGAGTCCACGGATTCTGAGCTGCAGATGGAAGCGGCTGCGACATCGGAGGCTGAATCGGAAGAAGCCGCCGGGGCCGATACTGAACCGATGGAGCAAGCTGTCGAGGATTCGGTTGTCAGCGAAGAATCCGATTTGGTCGTTGCCGAGGTAGCGGAAGAAGCTTAA